Below is a genomic region from Sulfitobacter sp. OXR-159.
TCAACGTAAACACAATCTCTTCTGGACTGCCGTACATCCAACTGCCCTATCTTCGCCCACCTTCCAGCTTTGGTTTCTTTTTCAACTAGTGTTCTCCACCTGACAGGAGATTCCCATCGGCAACGTGATGTGCCATATTTGAGGCATGAGACGCCATGACATCTGCCTTTACCTTGGCCCCGCCGACCGTACTGAGCTTCAAGCCCTGATCAGCAACCGCAACACTGCGCGCAAGCTTGTCTGGCGGGCCGAGATCGTCCTGGCCACAGCGGACGGTCATGGCACGTTCGAGATTATGCGACGCGCGGGCACGTCGAAACCCACGGTCTGGCGCTGGCAGCAGCGGTATCTCGATGAGGGCGTGGCCGGTCTCAAGCGTGACAAGACGCGACCCTCGCGGGTGCCGCCTTTGCCCGTGGAAACAAGGCTGAAGGTGATCGCCAAGACGGTGCAGGAAACCCCGCCCAATGCAACGCACTGGAGCCGCGCGCTAATGGCCGAAGCCATGGGCATCTCGCCGTCGAGCGTCGGCCGCATCTGGGCAGAAGCTGGCTTGAAGCCGCATCTCACGAAGGGGTTCAAGGTCTCGAACGACCCAAAGTTCGAGGAGAAGGTCACCGATATCGTCGGGCTCTACCTCGACCCGCCAGACCGTGCCGTGGTGCTCTGCGTCGATGAGAAATCCCAGATCCAGGCGCTGGATCGCACCCAGCCCGGACTGCCGCTCAAGAAGGGCCGTGCCGCGACCGTAACGCACGATTACAAACGCCATGGCACGACCACGCTGTTTGCTGCGCTGGATGTGAAATCAGGCACCGTCATTGGCGATTGCATGCCACGCCATCGTGCGCAGGAGTTCCTGAAATTCCTCCGACAGATCGACAAGGCTGTGCCCACGCGGCGCGATGTGCATCTGGTGCTCGACAACTACGCCACCCACAAGACGCCTGAGGTAAAGGCCTGGCTCGAAAAGCATCCGCGCTTCAAGCTGCACTTCACGCCCACCAGCGCGTCATGGCTGAACCTGGTGGAGCGCTTCTTTGCCGAGATCACATCAAGGCGCATCCGGCGCGGCAGCTATTCCAGCGTCGATGATCTTGAGGCCGCGATCTACGACTATCTGGCCCACCACAACGAGAAGCCAAGGCCCTTCAAATGGACCAAAACCGCAGAGGATATCCTCACCCGGGAACGTCGCGCGCTGGACAAGCTCGATGAAACTCGCGGAAACAGGTAGGAAGTGTCAGACTCAGAGCACTAGTACAGTGTCTTCACGATCAAACTCAATCTGGCCCAAGTCTAAACTAAAAGGGACGGCTGTCATTTTAAGGCGCTCATCGAACCAACTATCGGCTGTCGTATCCCCCTCAATGGAAAGTTGGCTCTCTACGTCAATGAGCTTTTTCCAAAGCTCCGGCACATCGACATCTGTCGATGGCGATAGGCCTTCACCTACTGATACCTTTTCTGCCGCGGCTTTTTCTACAAGAGCGTCCGTCTCATCGTCTGTCGACCTAACTAGTTCATCGTCCGTCTCTACGGCGCTCGGTGTCGTCACGTTTCTAAGTAGGTTTCGCAGATCGTAGCGTTCGATGAGATTGCTCAGTGAACCAAAGCTGTCCCGCGTGTTTTCCTGGACGCTAACATGCAACTCACAACGGAAAAATTCACTTTTCTCGTTTCTTATCAGGTTTTCCTGTGAAACCTTTTGCCTCTTGGCCCATTGAACTTCCCAATCTGGTGACAAGGCAATCATTAACTCTTCGTTGGCCCCACGCAGGTGTATGAACTCAATGTCTCGGTTTCTCGATACACGGTGCCGGAAGAAGAAATGGCCTTCATCAGGCTCGATTGGACCAGTCCCAGCATTCCGGATCGAAATATCCAGCCTCTGCACTTCATCGGCAGGGCTTACAGGATTTTCTATCTCATTAATTTGATCAATTATTTTCTCTTGAGGGCACCTCTAAAAATTGCCCCAACCCCGGTGCTGCGTTATCTTTGATGGGACGAACCGGCACAGGGGAGACGGCAATGACGCAGATGGGTTTCTTTGATCTTTCCGACCGCTATGCGAGCCTTGACGCGAAGAAGGACCCATTGGTTGAGATCGATGCGGTCGTGCCGTGGGAGGAGTTTCGTTCTATTTTGGATGAGGTTTGGCGCAAGCCTGATGCGGAGCGCAAGTCGCGCGCAGGCCGCAAGCCGATGGACACTGTGCTGATGTTCAAGACGCTGGTGCTGAGCGCACTCTACAACCTGTCGGACGATCAGATCGAATATCAGGTCCGTGACCGGCTGTCCTTTATGAGGTTTCTGGGACTTAGCCTTGCGGACCGGGTGCCGGATGCAAAGACGGTGTGGCTGTATCGCGATGCGCTGGCGCAGGCGGGCAAGGTGGAAGAGCTGTTTCGTCAATTTGACGGGTATTTGGCGCGGCAGGGGTATATCGCTCGGGGTGGGCAAATTCTTGATGCCTCTATTGTGGCGGTGCCGCGCAATCACAACACGCGCGACGAGAACGCGTCAATCAAGAAGGGCGAGAACCCCGAGCATTGGGAAAACAAGCCCGCCAAGCGCAGCCAGAAGGACGTGGACGCGCGCTGGACGAAAAAGCACGGCAAGAGCCATTACGGCTACAAGAACCATGTGAACGTCGACCGAAAGCACAAGCTGGTCCGGCGCTATCACGTCAGCGATGCCGCGCTGCATGACAGTCAAGCGGTGGATCACCTGCTGATGCGAGGCAATACCGGCTCCGGTGTGTGGGCGGATGCGGCCTATCGGTCCGAGGAGACGGAGGCGAAATTGCGCGCGCGGAAGCTGAAAAGTCACATCCACCGTAAGGGGAAACGCGGCAAACCTCTCACAGATCAGGCCAAGGGCAGCAATCGGACCAAATCCACCGTTCGGGTCCGGGTGGAACATGTATTCGGCGCACAGACCAACGACATGGGTGGCACCCTTGTGCGTAGCATTGGTCTGGTGCGAGCCAAGGCTAGGATCGGGATGAAGAACCTCGCATATAACATGCGACGCCTCGTTCAACTGCGCCGCATCAACCCGTGTCCGGCGTGAATACCGGGCGATCCAAGAACCGATCACGCGTCAAAGCATGACAAACAAGGCTTGAAGGCCGCAATACAGCGGTTGCGAGGCTCTGCCAATTGCCAGACGAAAGCCACGATCCTGCTTCAGGCCGCCCGCGCCGCCAAACTACCAAAAATTGTTCAAAAATCGAGGTGCCCATGAGTAATGCCGAATAGGGGCTATTCCTTTTGGCTGGTCGGCAATCATATTTTTGGCTTGCTCCAAGAATGACAGTATTTTCGGAGAGTTCTTTCCTAAGTCGCCAATTGCTGCTTGTTTCCACATTTTGACAAGAAGCTTTCTTCCTGCATGCTCTGTGATCCAAGCTTCCAAAGCGTTTGTTTCACATATGGGCACCTCTAAAAATTGCCCCAACCCCGGTGCTGCGTTATCTTTGATGGGACGAACCGGCACAGGGGAGACGGCAATGACGCAGATGGGTTTCTTTGATCTTTCCGACCGCTATGCGAGCCTTGACGCGAAGAAGGACCCATTGGTTGAGATCGATGCGGTCGTGCCGTGGGAGGAGTTTCGTTCTATTTTGGATGAGGTTTGGCGCAAGCCTGATGCGGAGCGCAAGTCGCGCGCAGGCCGCAAGCCGATGGACACTGTGCTGATGTTCAAGACGCTGGTGCTGAGCGCACTCTACAACCTGTCGGACGATCAGATCGAATATCAGGTCCGTGACCGGCTGTCCTTTATGAGGTTTCTGGGACTTAGCCTTGCGGACCGGGTGCCGGATGCAAAGACGGTGTGGCTGTATCGCGATGCGCTGGCGCAGGCGGGCAAGGTGGAAGAGCTGTTTCGTCAATTTGACGGGTATTTGGCGCGGCAGGGGTATATCGCTCGGGGTGGGCAAATTCTTGATGCCTCTATTGTGGCGGTGCCGCGCAATCACAACACGCGCGACGAGAACGCGTCAATCAAGAAGGGCGAGAACCCCGAGCATTGGGAAAACAAGCCCGCCAAGCGCAGCCAGAAGGACGTGGACGCGCGCTGGACGAAAAAGCACGGCAAGAGCCATTACGGCTACAAGAACCATGTGAACGTCGACCGAAAGCACAAGCTGGTCCGGCGCTATCACGTCAGCGATGCCGCGCTGCATGACAGTCAAGCGGTGGATCACCTGCTGATGCGAGGCAATACCGGCTCCGGTGTGTGGGCGGATGCGGCCTATCGGTCCGAGGAGACGGAGGCGAAATTGCGCGCGCGGAAGCTGAAAAGTCACATCCACCGTAAGGGGAAACGCGGCAAACCTCTCACAGATCAGGCCAAGGGCAGCAATCGGACCAAATCCACCGTTCGGGTCCGGGTGGAACATGTATTCGGCGCACAGACCAACGACATGGGTGGCACCCTTGTGCGTAGCATTGGTCTGGTGCGAGCCAAGGCTAGGATCGGGATGAAGAACCTCGCATATAACATGCGACGCCTCGTTCAACTGCGCCGCATCAACCCGTGTCCGGCGTGAATACCGGGCGATCCAAGAACCGATCACGCGTCAAAGCATGACAAACAAGGCTTGAAGGCCGCAATACAGCGGTTGCGAGGCTCTGCCAATTGCCAGACGAAAGCCACGATCCTGCTTCAGGCCGCCCGCGCCGCCAAACTACCAAAAATTGTTCAAAAATCGAGGTGCCCATATGAAGTCCTCAATCAGAGGAAACATTCGAGCAGCTTGCATTTGTGATTTTATTGGCGAGTGTTCGATCTCGATTTTTTCGATTATCTTCGTGCTAGATGGCGAGGTCGCTGTTGCTTTGTTAAACAAAGAAAGGGCATCGCTGCACGTGCGAATTCTATTGTTAGGATCATGCTCGAGAACTGCACTAAACCATCCATGTAGATTTGCATGGCAATTATCTAAATCTACGTTTGAGTTCCAATCAGGTGGATTACCTTCGGGAGCGTGTCCAAATAAAACTGAATGGACTGCTACACCAACCAAAAATACATCTCGCCGTTGTGGAGAAGAATGTACGTCCAAGATAATTTCCGGCAAAGTGACACTTGAGAGAAACTGATAGCGGTCTATGCCCAATGAACGACCCTCAGGAGTATGTGCCGCCATCAAATGGGATAATCGAACCGTAGTCGGTACTTCCATCCAAATACTATGGGGGCCGAGGTCTAAATGCGCGGCTCCGCTTTCGTGAAGTGACGCCACGGCAGCCAGCAGCTGTCGAG
It encodes:
- a CDS encoding IS630 family transposase is translated as MRRHDICLYLGPADRTELQALISNRNTARKLVWRAEIVLATADGHGTFEIMRRAGTSKPTVWRWQQRYLDEGVAGLKRDKTRPSRVPPLPVETRLKVIAKTVQETPPNATHWSRALMAEAMGISPSSVGRIWAEAGLKPHLTKGFKVSNDPKFEEKVTDIVGLYLDPPDRAVVLCVDEKSQIQALDRTQPGLPLKKGRAATVTHDYKRHGTTTLFAALDVKSGTVIGDCMPRHRAQEFLKFLRQIDKAVPTRRDVHLVLDNYATHKTPEVKAWLEKHPRFKLHFTPTSASWLNLVERFFAEITSRRIRRGSYSSVDDLEAAIYDYLAHHNEKPRPFKWTKTAEDILTRERRALDKLDETRGNR
- a CDS encoding IS5 family transposase — translated: MTQMGFFDLSDRYASLDAKKDPLVEIDAVVPWEEFRSILDEVWRKPDAERKSRAGRKPMDTVLMFKTLVLSALYNLSDDQIEYQVRDRLSFMRFLGLSLADRVPDAKTVWLYRDALAQAGKVEELFRQFDGYLARQGYIARGGQILDASIVAVPRNHNTRDENASIKKGENPEHWENKPAKRSQKDVDARWTKKHGKSHYGYKNHVNVDRKHKLVRRYHVSDAALHDSQAVDHLLMRGNTGSGVWADAAYRSEETEAKLRARKLKSHIHRKGKRGKPLTDQAKGSNRTKSTVRVRVEHVFGAQTNDMGGTLVRSIGLVRAKARIGMKNLAYNMRRLVQLRRINPCPA